In one window of Agrobacterium larrymoorei DNA:
- a CDS encoding DUF423 domain-containing protein, translating to MNRGIFKAATLLLSGLLGAAGVGLAAAATHTGATFMLGNASAMCLAHAPILLGLHLGWDRIRTALPTAILLGLGTALFAGDLVSKQFTGNSLFPMAAPAGGLGMIFGWLVLAAAAFFKTARQ from the coding sequence ATGAACCGAGGTATCTTCAAGGCAGCCACCCTGTTGCTGAGCGGCCTTCTGGGCGCAGCGGGCGTCGGCCTTGCCGCAGCGGCAACGCACACGGGCGCAACCTTCATGCTGGGCAACGCTTCCGCCATGTGTCTGGCCCACGCGCCCATCCTGCTCGGCCTTCATCTCGGCTGGGACCGCATAAGGACCGCGCTGCCCACGGCAATTCTGCTGGGCTTGGGCACGGCACTTTTTGCCGGAGACCTTGTTTCAAAGCAGTTTACCGGAAACAGCCTGTTCCCGATGGCAGCACCGGCTGGCGGGTTGGGAATGATTTTCGGCTGGCTGGTTCTGGCCGCAGCCGCCTTTTTCAAGACGGCGCGGCAGTAA
- a CDS encoding TetR family transcriptional regulator C-terminal domain-containing protein, with translation MPTPRAAKTRKRTRIQEKKEEDILEAALDMFSANGFRGTTIDQIAEVAGMSKPNVLYYFRTKEAMHRALIERVLDTWLDPLRAFDAHGNPEAEIRSYIRRKLEMARDFPRESRLFANEILQGAPHIEDELKGPLKQLVDEKAEVIRAWAKAGMIAKCDPYHLIFSIWATTQHYADFDVQVKAVLGLDNAGEGRFDDAARFLEQLFMGGLKISPSSL, from the coding sequence ATGCCGACACCCAGAGCAGCAAAGACCCGGAAGCGGACGCGCATTCAGGAAAAAAAGGAAGAGGATATTCTGGAGGCCGCGCTCGACATGTTTTCCGCCAACGGCTTTCGCGGAACGACAATCGATCAGATCGCCGAGGTGGCGGGCATGTCTAAGCCGAATGTGCTGTATTATTTCCGCACCAAGGAGGCGATGCATCGCGCCCTGATCGAGCGGGTGCTGGATACGTGGCTGGACCCGCTGCGCGCTTTCGATGCGCATGGAAATCCGGAAGCGGAAATCCGCTCCTATATTCGCCGCAAGCTGGAAATGGCGCGCGATTTTCCGCGTGAGAGCCGTCTGTTCGCCAATGAGATATTGCAGGGTGCGCCGCATATCGAAGATGAGTTGAAGGGGCCGCTGAAGCAGCTGGTCGATGAGAAGGCGGAGGTTATCCGTGCCTGGGCCAAGGCCGGGATGATTGCCAAATGCGATCCCTATCACCTGATCTTCTCCATCTGGGCCACCACGCAGCACTATGCCGACTTCGATGTTCAGGTAAAGGCGGTACTGGGGCTTGATAATGCGGGAGAGGGCCGCTTCGATGATGCGGCGCGTTTTCTCGAGCAGCTGTTCATGGGCGGTTTGAAGATCTCGCCATCCTCGCTTTAG
- a CDS encoding group II truncated hemoglobin has translation MAEETITLYDAIGGDETVRALTKRFYELMDTLPEASNCRAIHPPDLSGSESKFYDYLTGYLGGPPVYVEKYGHPMLRRRHFVAPIGTVERDEWLLCFRRAMDETIENPKLRDIIWAPIERLAFHMQNQGEVSA, from the coding sequence TTGGCAGAAGAAACCATCACGCTTTACGACGCCATTGGCGGTGATGAGACCGTGCGGGCGCTGACAAAGCGCTTTTACGAGTTGATGGATACGCTGCCGGAAGCCTCGAATTGCCGCGCCATTCACCCGCCGGATCTTTCAGGCAGCGAGAGCAAATTCTACGATTACCTGACGGGCTATCTCGGCGGACCGCCGGTCTATGTCGAAAAATACGGCCACCCGATGCTGAGGCGGCGCCACTTCGTGGCACCCATCGGCACAGTCGAGCGCGATGAGTGGCTGCTCTGCTTCCGCCGCGCGATGGACGAGACGATCGAAAACCCCAAGCTGCGCGATATCATCTGGGCACCCATAGAGCGGCTGGCGTTTCATATGCAAAATCAAGGGGAGGTCAGCGCATGA